A genomic region of Oryza glaberrima chromosome 1, OglaRS2, whole genome shotgun sequence contains the following coding sequences:
- the LOC127759975 gene encoding uncharacterized protein LOC127759975, translated as MDSPPHQLALIVLLLVALAALFLALLRGRCRCREGEAHQLPEQAEAGAGVAEGEEGGRERRKRRKARRRQRKGAGDDDAAGGEGDEALQLQLLRRRPRFPLASVAGALQRRITARYDDLARASQAHSLTIHQVHEFINCLVDARNELLHKSEMVQRSCRIKKALLSNPCSRRANSYDRLCEQVHKLEAEHKRLKKDADIYNYIQEQLQMSESYKLLIELSALVEKAEREDALAAEAAEMTFEELLAQEKSDAAFWQRHRKLTSILPK; from the exons ATGGACTCACCGCCGCACCAACTAGCActcatcgtcctcctcctcgtagcCCTCGCGGCGCTCTTCCTCGCCCTGCTGCGCGGTCGCTGCCGCTGTCGCGAGGGCGAGGCTCATCAGCTGCCCGAGcaggcggaggccggcgcgggggtggcggagggggaggagggcgggagggagaggaggaagcggcggaaggcgaggaggcggcagcggaagggcgccggggacgacgacgcggcgggcggcgagggggacgaggcgctgcagctgcagctgctgcggcggcggccgcggttcCCGCTCGCCTCGGTGGCCGGCGCGCTGCAGCGGCGGATCACCGCGCGGTACGACGACCTCGCGCGGGCCAGCCAGGCCCACTCCCTCACCATCCATCAG gttcaCGAGTTCATTAACTGTTTGGTAGATGCAAGAAATGAACTGCTGCACAA GTCGGAGATGGTTCAAAGAAGCTGCAGAATAAAGAAGGCCTTACTATCCAACCCTTGTAGTCGCAGGGCTAACAGTTATGACCGCCTCTGCGAACAG GTGCATAAATTGGAAGCCGAGCACAAAAGGCTAAAGAAGGATGCGGATATCTACAACTATATTCAAGAGCAGCTTCAGATGTCAGAGTCATACAAACTG TTGATTGAGCTTAGTGCGTTGGTGGAGAAGGCCGAACGTGAGGATGCCCTTGCCGCCGAGGCCGCAGAGATGACATTCGAGGAGCTGCTGGCTCAGGAGAAGAGCGACGCCGCCTTCTGGCAGCGTCACAGGAAGCTGACCTCAATCTTACCCAAGTAG